In the genome of Hyphomonas sp. Mor2, one region contains:
- a CDS encoding NAD(P)-binding protein — protein MASDMIEVDYLVIGAGAMGMAFADIILTESDKTVLIVDMHQKPGGHWNDAYPFVTLHQPSAYYGVSSKELSKGVIDSVGLNKGLQDLASGPEVMAYFDEVMRYQFLPTGRVTYLPMCKYEGDGKISALTSDKMYHVTAREKIVDATWLKTTVPSTHKPNFEVADGVKFMPLNDLPKVAEQPSRYVIVGGGKTGIDAVVWLLENHVDPDQIHWVRPRDAWLIRRETTQPDRQFFEATMGSQAAQMEAIATSDSIADMFDRLESAGSFTRIDPDVRPSMMHGATISDPELAELRRVKNVIRNGRISRIELNQIVFENGDVLDSDPNTLFVDCSACAVGNSEETEIFAGDTIRLQTVRTVQPVFSAAFIAHIELTRDTEEEKNRLCAVVPLPNHDTDWIRMQAAFMMNQYNWSQEKDLRQWLRENRLDGYSQLVAGIEEHETEKLAIMNRFREFSVPSVMKLQQYAAEIA, from the coding sequence ATGGCGTCAGACATGATTGAAGTTGATTATCTGGTCATCGGAGCAGGGGCGATGGGTATGGCTTTTGCCGACATCATCCTGACTGAAAGCGACAAGACGGTTCTGATCGTTGATATGCACCAAAAGCCAGGCGGCCATTGGAACGATGCCTATCCGTTCGTCACCCTGCACCAGCCATCGGCCTATTATGGGGTGAGCTCCAAGGAGCTATCAAAAGGCGTGATCGATTCTGTCGGGCTGAACAAGGGGTTACAGGATCTCGCATCAGGCCCTGAGGTCATGGCCTATTTTGACGAAGTGATGCGCTACCAATTCCTGCCGACCGGGCGGGTCACTTACCTGCCTATGTGCAAGTATGAGGGTGACGGCAAGATTTCTGCGCTGACTTCTGACAAGATGTATCATGTCACCGCACGCGAAAAAATCGTCGATGCGACCTGGCTCAAAACCACAGTGCCAAGCACGCACAAGCCGAATTTCGAAGTCGCGGATGGGGTGAAGTTCATGCCGCTCAACGATTTGCCCAAAGTCGCCGAACAGCCGTCACGCTATGTCATTGTCGGCGGCGGCAAGACCGGGATTGATGCGGTGGTCTGGTTGCTCGAAAATCATGTCGATCCGGATCAGATTCACTGGGTGCGCCCGCGCGATGCCTGGTTGATCCGCCGCGAGACGACGCAGCCGGACCGTCAATTCTTCGAGGCGACGATGGGGTCCCAGGCGGCGCAGATGGAAGCGATTGCGACGTCGGACTCAATTGCCGACATGTTTGATCGATTGGAAAGCGCCGGATCCTTCACGCGGATCGATCCAGATGTCCGGCCGAGTATGATGCACGGCGCGACCATTTCAGATCCTGAACTCGCCGAGCTGCGCCGCGTGAAAAATGTCATTCGCAATGGCCGGATCAGTCGCATCGAGCTGAACCAGATCGTGTTCGAGAATGGCGACGTCCTGGACAGTGACCCGAACACACTTTTTGTTGATTGTTCCGCTTGCGCCGTCGGAAACTCTGAAGAAACCGAGATATTCGCCGGTGATACGATCCGTTTGCAAACCGTGCGAACCGTTCAGCCCGTCTTTAGTGCAGCTTTCATCGCGCATATCGAGCTCACCCGCGACACTGAGGAAGAGAAGAACCGGCTCTGCGCCGTTGTACCATTACCCAATCACGACACCGATTGGATTCGCATGCAGGCCGCCTTCATGATGAACCAGTATAACTGGTCGCAGGAAAAGGATCTGCGCCAATGGCTGCGCGAGAACCGTCTGGACGGGTACAGTCAGCTTGTGGCCGGGATTGAAGAGCATGAGACCGAAAAGCTCGCTATCATGAATCGGTTCCGCGAATTCTCAGTCCCGTCTGTTATGAAGCTGCAGCAATACGCGGCTGAAATTGCCTGA
- a CDS encoding L,D-transpeptidase family protein translates to MTVLTYTATSRGKFSGNGLTCQCALGRGGVVGAAQKREGDGTSPQGTWRMKRVFYRPDRVARPDTALPVVPLNETDGWCDEAEHRLYNRPVTLPFEASHEKLWREDHVYDLIVELDHNSDPVIPARGSAVFFHLAHADYRPTEGCVAISSDHMLQVLRDSSPETSIKIEF, encoded by the coding sequence GTGACCGTCTTGACATATACTGCCACATCTCGCGGCAAATTCTCTGGCAATGGCCTGACTTGCCAGTGTGCGCTGGGGCGTGGCGGCGTCGTGGGCGCAGCGCAAAAGCGCGAAGGTGACGGCACCTCCCCACAGGGAACATGGCGCATGAAACGCGTCTTCTATCGCCCGGATCGGGTGGCACGCCCGGATACAGCCTTGCCGGTTGTACCTCTAAACGAAACGGATGGCTGGTGCGACGAAGCTGAGCACCGACTCTACAATCGCCCCGTGACCCTGCCTTTTGAGGCCAGTCACGAAAAGCTCTGGCGCGAGGATCATGTCTATGACCTGATCGTCGAGCTCGACCATAATAGCGACCCGGTTATTCCAGCCCGCGGCAGTGCCGTTTTCTTCCACCTCGCCCATGCCGATTATCGCCCAACGGAGGGCTGCGTGGCCATTTCGAGCGACCACATGCTCCAGGTTCTTCGAGATTCCTCTCCAGAAACCTCTATAAAAATAGAGTTTTAG